DNA from Oscillospiraceae bacterium:
TCAAAAAATGATACACCTTAAACAAAGAAAAAACAGCTTTTTCGAATAATATACCTTAAATTGCTAAAAATAAAGATAGAATATTGCAATTGGAGGTAATAATATGTTTAAACATGAAAAAATGCTTTTTCATCCGGTAGAAGTTGAAAGACAAAATCCACAGTACGCCGTACTGCTCCAGGAACAACTCGGCGGCGGAAATGGTGAACTGAAAGCAGCTATGCAATATATGTCGCAGAGTTTTCGTATCAAGGATCCCGAAATTAAGGATTTATTTTTGGATATAGCTGCAGAAGAACTTGGACATATGGAAATGGTTGCACAAACCATCAATTTACTCAACGGTCATGATGTAGATGCAACTAAGGTACAAGCAGGCGAAATACAATCCCATGTTCTTTTGGGACTTAATCCCGGTCTTATAA
Protein-coding regions in this window:
- a CDS encoding manganese catalase family protein, which translates into the protein MFKHEKMLFHPVEVERQNPQYAVLLQEQLGGGNGELKAAMQYMSQSFRIKDPEIKDLFLDIAAEELGHMEMVAQTINLLNGHDVDATKVQAGEIQSHVLLGLNPGLI